A window of Chryseobacterium sp. IHB B 17019 genomic DNA:
AAGCATTAAAGGAGATTGAACTGCATTTTTAAGTAAAGCCTGAGAAGAATGATTGTCAAATGCCTGATCCCATCTGCCGGGAATTTCGGAGATTTTTGTTTCCTGATACCTGTATTCCTGAGATTCATAGTCAGCGACGATCCACCACGCTTTCATATCGGTTGGGAAATCAATTTCAGAATCTTCTTCCCTGATCACAAAATAATTAAGATTTTTCTGCTGAGGAAATTCATATCTGAAGCCTAATCCGTCATTAAACAGTCTGAATTTTACAATCATATTTCTGTCTAAAGAAGCTTGATATAAAGTAACCGCTAATTCATTGTAATTGTTGATGTAATTTTTCTTTTCCCCTAAAACAGGCTGCCAGGTTTCGTTTTTGGAGTCTCTTTTTTCATCGGTTTTGGTAAAACCATTATTTAAATCATTTTTTGCGTCCTCAGGTTTTGCGACTTCGGAAGCGAATTTGATAGCCGTATCTTTAAACAATCTTAATCCCAATTTGGAATCTTCCACTACAACATTTCCGTTGTATTTCAGGTTGTAGTACGGTACTCCCTGTTTCAACTGAAAGTTCATTTCAAATTTTCCGTCCGGCGATTTTAAAGATTGTGCATTCATTCCAGCACAGATCATTGAGAACAATACTGCTCCAATTGTAATCTTTTTCATATTAAGCTATTTGGTAGCTTAAAATTAAAGAAAGTTTTGCCGAACCGCAATATTTTTTAAATGAAATCAATAATAATACATTATTAAAATAAGTTCTGTAAAAACAGTCAAAAAAACAAGATTCTATATCTCCCGGATCAGTCGAAAAGTAAGGTTGATTCTGGGTTTCATCGGTTTGGAAGACTTGGCAATACGATGTTCCCAATTCACCTGTAAATCTCCTTTCATAATCAGCAAAGAACCGTGTGGGAGGGCCAAACTGTATTTCTGCCGGTGATCATCAACTTTTCTGAAATCAAAATTTCTGGCTTGGCCTAGACTTACAGAAGCAATCACCGGACGGTTTCCCAGCTCACTTTCTTTGTCGCGGTGCCATGCAACGGAGTCGTTCCCGTCACGATAAAGATTCAGTAATACAGAATTGAACTCATAGCCGGATGATTCCTCTATTTTTTGCTTTAAAGACAACAGCTCAGGAGTCCATTGATTGACATTGAATTCGTTGCCTCCCAGTTGGTATAATTTGCTGCTATCGCCGTACCAGGCCGTTAAACGAGGAGTCAGAACCGTTTTATCGTACATTTTTTGGGTTCTCTGCTTCCAGGGTGCCTGGTGAAGCAGGATTTCTTTAAGTTCAGTTGCTTCTTTTTCAGATAAAAAATGTTCCGTGTATTCCAATAATTCTTTTGGAAACTGGAAGAATTCATCTGAATTAAATAAGCTAAGCTGATCCATACATTGTTATTGAAAAAAGTATTCTTTATGAAAATTTTTTACCGACTTAAAAACGAATATAAAAAGAATTTTTTTAATGATATTTAGATTAATAAAGAAAAAATGGTACAATTTATTCATTATCAAAAGTACACCATCAAAAATATCATTTATGAATTACGAAGAAGCAAAACAATATAAGAAAGAAGCTTTACAGAAAGCCGATGAATCTGTATTACAAAACTTTCACATTGTGATAACACCTTCTGATACCGGGGAAAGTGTAAAATTTATTGAAGACTTTCTGAAATCACCGGAATCCTTTAATGACAAAAGCTGTCAGGATTATTGCTCCAACGATGAGTATGAAGTGGTGAGCTTTAAAAAGGAAAAAGACGATGATTAAACCCTAAGTTAATTTATTGTTTCATAGAATATTAATCTATTATTTTAAATAATCAATAAATATTTTTTAATAAATATTCACATTGTGATTGGTGTCATAAAAATAAAATTTTGTATTTGTTAAGTTTGAAATAACCAAATCAATATAAATATGAAAACTTTAATATTTTGTGCACTATTTCTGTGCATACTGACGAGCTGTACAAAATCCGAAACTCAGTACCAGAACCAGGACAATAAAAGAGAATCGGTGAACAACCCATCCTCGGATACCATTCAGACCTTAAACGAAATAGCCGACACGCTTCAACACAGAAACGACAGCGCAAGTGTAGAAACCGATAACGAAAATCTTCAAAATAAGAAACAATATGATTCCAAAAGGTAGATTAGTTATTATAGGAGGCAGTCAGGCTGGAGATTTGAGGACAGAAAAACCTTGCAGTCCACATTTTTCATGTGAGGAAATTTTTCAGCTTATTTCAAAAAATACATCAAATCGTATTGAATTGATAAGCTTCTCGAAGAGTTCCATAGAAAAATATTCGGGACTGCTTGTAGAAGCCGGATATTCCAATTTTGATTACATCCATATTCATGAAAATCAGCCTTTGAATGATAATTTCCATGAAAGACTTTCTAAGGCGGATGCGATTTTCTTTCTTGATGATATTCCGGATATCCGGGAGATGCTGAACAGTTCTTCTATTCTGGATCTTTTGTACAGGAAATTCTTACTCGAAAGTAATTTTACGATAGCGGGAATAGGAGCGGGAGGAATGTGCCTGTCAAAGCTTATCATTAAAAATGACGGGACAGGCGAAGGTCTTGGCTTTGTCAACAATTGTATCATTGATACGCAATTCGACTATAAATCAAGATTTAAAAGCCTGGTGCGCACCGTGATTTTAAATAATGACTGTTTGGGATTGGGGCTCACAGAAGGTATGGTCTTAATTATTGAGCAGGGAAGCGATGTTTACTGCAAAGGAAAAGGTTCTGTAATGCTGGTGAATGCTAGAAATGTAAGTAAAGACAGGATCAAAGCGGTAGAAAAAGGAAGTTCCATATTTGTGAAAAACCTGAAGGGCCATATTTTGACTGACGGTTCGCGGCTAAACCTGATGAATGCGGAAGTGATGCAGAAGAAACTTAGCCTGGCTTAAACTTAAAAAATACATTTTTAAAAATTCAATTCGAATCATTTAAACTTAAAAATAATTGATTATGATTCCAAAAGGGAGATTGCTCATTATAGGCGGTAAAGAAGACAGAGATGATAATGATATAGAAATGGAAGGGAAAAACAACGATTTCTCTCCACATGAAATTCTTAAACTACTGGTAAAATCAAAAGATGACCGTATCGAAGTCATCACCACGGCAACTTCCGAGCCTGAAAGTATGCGCAAAACCTAT
This region includes:
- a CDS encoding alpha-ketoglutarate-dependent dioxygenase AlkB family protein, encoding MDQLSLFNSDEFFQFPKELLEYTEHFLSEKEATELKEILLHQAPWKQRTQKMYDKTVLTPRLTAWYGDSSKLYQLGGNEFNVNQWTPELLSLKQKIEESSGYEFNSVLLNLYRDGNDSVAWHRDKESELGNRPVIASVSLGQARNFDFRKVDDHRQKYSLALPHGSLLIMKGDLQVNWEHRIAKSSKPMKPRINLTFRLIREI